Proteins encoded together in one Anoxybacillus flavithermus window:
- the folE gene encoding GTP cyclohydrolase I FolE, which translates to MQQMNVQQIEQAVRLILEAIGEDPNREGLLDTPKRVAKMYAEVFSGLTEDPKVHLQTVFSEDHEELVLVKDIPFYSMCEHHLVPFFGEAHVAYIPRGGKVTGLSKLARTVETVARRPQLQERITATVADAIMETLEPHGVMVVVEAEHMCMTMRGVKKPGAKTVTTAVRGTLATDDKARSEILALIK; encoded by the coding sequence ATGCAACAAATGAATGTACAACAAATTGAACAAGCGGTTCGCTTAATTTTAGAAGCGATTGGCGAAGATCCAAATCGTGAAGGGTTGCTCGATACACCGAAGCGGGTAGCAAAAATGTATGCGGAAGTGTTTTCTGGTTTAACCGAAGATCCGAAAGTGCACTTGCAAACGGTATTTAGTGAAGACCATGAAGAACTTGTCCTCGTCAAAGACATTCCGTTTTATTCAATGTGTGAACATCATCTTGTTCCGTTTTTTGGTGAGGCCCACGTCGCATACATTCCACGTGGCGGAAAAGTGACGGGATTGAGCAAACTAGCACGAACGGTCGAAACTGTTGCGCGACGACCGCAATTACAAGAACGAATTACAGCAACGGTAGCCGATGCCATTATGGAGACGCTCGAACCGCATGGGGTGATGGTTGTTGTGGAGGCTGAACATATGTGTATGACGATGCGTGGTGTGAAAAAGCCAGGAGCGAAAACAGTTACAACTGCGGTACGTGGAACGCTTGCAACAGATGACAAAGCTCGTTCCGAAATATTAGCGCTGATTAAATAG
- the mtrB gene encoding trp RNA-binding attenuation protein MtrB — translation MMQGDYVVIKALEDGVNVIGLTRGSDTRFHHSEKLDQGEVLIAQFTEHTSAIKVRGKALIQTQHGEIQSDAKNHR, via the coding sequence ATGATGCAAGGTGATTATGTGGTGATTAAAGCGTTAGAAGACGGAGTGAATGTCATCGGGCTAACGCGTGGCTCAGATACGCGCTTTCATCATTCTGAAAAGCTTGATCAAGGGGAAGTGCTTATTGCTCAATTTACAGAGCATACATCAGCGATTAAAGTGCGCGGAAAAGCACTTATTCAAACGCAACATGGCGAAATCCAATCTGATGCGAAAAATCATCGTTAA
- a CDS encoding heptaprenyl diphosphate synthase component 1, translating to MDMQQQIEQVRTRIQRAIAHSYVDRYIQPRMIDEDRISFALSMLRSARVEENIALDYVFAMMLIQLALDTHDEVDEQQISQQKQLTVLAGDLYSGLYYDFLARRHDISLIRRFAEAIKEINIKKIHLQQLSSNDLERFHCIAVIESALLRQLAEHVHAHEWGEVAYYLFALKRVYREKTESETSINYIDHCKRKLQDLLPFHVHEEIKEQFSHLLV from the coding sequence ATGGATATGCAACAGCAAATCGAACAAGTACGAACGCGCATTCAACGGGCAATCGCCCATTCGTATGTAGATCGCTATATACAACCACGCATGATCGATGAGGATCGCATATCGTTTGCTCTTTCTATGTTACGTTCGGCTCGAGTGGAAGAAAACATCGCACTCGATTATGTGTTTGCTATGATGTTAATTCAACTCGCCCTTGACACCCATGATGAAGTAGATGAGCAACAAATTTCACAACAAAAGCAGTTGACTGTACTTGCGGGAGATTTATATAGCGGATTGTACTACGACTTTTTAGCGCGACGACATGACATTTCACTCATTCGTCGTTTTGCCGAAGCGATTAAAGAGATCAATATAAAAAAAATTCACTTGCAGCAATTGTCGTCAAATGATCTTGAGCGTTTTCATTGCATCGCTGTCATTGAATCTGCATTGCTTCGGCAGCTTGCAGAACACGTGCATGCCCATGAGTGGGGGGAAGTAGCGTATTACTTATTTGCGCTAAAACGTGTTTATCGCGAGAAAACGGAGTCAGAAACCTCGATCAATTACATCGATCACTGCAAGCGAAAATTACAAGATCTTCTCCCGTTTCATGTACATGAAGAAATAAAAGAGCAATTCTCTCATCTCCTCGTTTGA
- a CDS encoding demethylmenaquinone methyltransferase: MQQSKEERVHRVFEKISDHYDRMNSVISFKRHVAWRKDTMKRMNVQKGTKALDVCCGTADWTIALAEAVGSNGEVYGLDFSRNMLKVGEEKVKERGFQHVTLVHGNAMSLPFPDNTFDYVTIGFGLRNVPDYMTVLKEMYRVAKPGGKVVCLETSQPTLIGFRQLYYAYFRYIMPFFGKIFAKSYEEYSWLQESAREFPGMDELADMFRQAGFVNVQVKPYTFGVAAMHLGHKPDGC, from the coding sequence ATGCAACAATCGAAGGAAGAACGTGTGCATCGCGTGTTCGAAAAAATTTCTGATCATTACGATCGGATGAATTCTGTTATTAGCTTTAAACGTCATGTCGCATGGCGGAAAGATACGATGAAACGAATGAACGTACAAAAAGGAACGAAAGCGCTCGATGTATGTTGTGGAACGGCAGATTGGACGATCGCGTTAGCCGAAGCCGTTGGATCTAACGGTGAAGTGTATGGACTCGATTTTAGTCGTAATATGCTAAAGGTTGGGGAGGAAAAAGTAAAAGAACGCGGTTTTCAGCACGTGACACTCGTACATGGCAATGCGATGAGCTTGCCGTTTCCTGATAACACGTTCGATTATGTCACAATCGGTTTCGGATTGCGAAACGTACCTGATTATATGACAGTATTAAAAGAAATGTATCGCGTCGCAAAACCAGGCGGAAAAGTTGTTTGTTTAGAAACATCACAACCGACGCTTATCGGTTTTCGACAGCTGTACTATGCGTATTTTCGTTATATCATGCCTTTTTTCGGGAAAATTTTTGCGAAAAGTTACGAAGAATACTCGTGGTTGCAAGAGTCAGCACGTGAATTTCCAGGAATGGACGAGCTAGCGGATATGTTTCGGCAGGCTGGTTTTGTAAACGTACAAGTGAAACCGTATACGTTTGGAGTGGCAGCGATGCATCTCGGACATAAACCTGATGGATGTTAA
- the hepT gene encoding heptaprenyl diphosphate synthase component II: MKLKAMYSFLNGDLNKIEEQLKLTVQTSDPLVNEASLHLLEAGGKRIRPVFVLLGGQFGTYHFEKMKRVAVALELIHMASLVHDDVIDGAMLRRGKETIQAKWGDRFAMYVGDYLFARALEQMCEIDDPVAHRILANTIVEVCRGEIEQISDKYRFDQNLRRYLQRIKRKTALLIAASCQLGAVVAGAPEAVHKTLYWFGYYVGMSFQITDDILDFIGTEKQLGKPAGSDLSQGHVTLPVLYAMKERTVKEQIMKVNEHTTNREMADVIDGIKRTNAIEKSYELGDRYLQKALDTLQKLPRNRAWTALYNIAKYIGKRKY, from the coding sequence ATGAAGCTAAAAGCGATGTATTCGTTTTTGAACGGGGATTTAAACAAAATTGAAGAACAATTAAAACTGACCGTGCAAACGTCTGATCCGCTCGTTAATGAAGCATCGTTACATTTGCTTGAGGCGGGTGGAAAGCGCATTCGACCGGTGTTTGTTTTGCTCGGTGGACAATTTGGTACATATCATTTTGAGAAGATGAAGCGAGTAGCTGTCGCGCTCGAGCTCATTCATATGGCATCTCTTGTCCATGACGATGTGATTGATGGGGCGATGTTACGACGCGGAAAAGAGACGATTCAAGCGAAATGGGGCGATCGGTTCGCGATGTATGTTGGCGACTATTTGTTCGCTCGGGCGCTTGAGCAAATGTGCGAAATTGATGATCCAGTTGCCCACCGCATTTTAGCTAACACCATTGTGGAAGTATGTCGAGGAGAAATTGAGCAAATTAGTGATAAATATCGATTCGATCAAAATTTACGTCGCTATTTGCAACGAATTAAAAGAAAAACGGCGTTGCTCATTGCGGCAAGTTGCCAACTTGGCGCGGTCGTAGCAGGAGCGCCAGAAGCTGTGCATAAAACATTGTATTGGTTTGGTTATTACGTCGGTATGTCGTTTCAAATTACAGACGACATTCTTGATTTCATTGGAACAGAAAAACAACTCGGCAAACCGGCAGGAAGCGACTTATCACAAGGGCATGTGACGCTCCCTGTTTTATATGCAATGAAAGAGCGGACGGTAAAAGAACAAATTATGAAAGTAAACGAACATACGACAAATCGTGAAATGGCGGATGTCATTGATGGGATTAAGCGAACAAATGCGATTGAAAAATCGTATGAGCTTGGGGATCGCTATTTGCAAAAAGCACTCGATACGTTACAAAAACTGCCACGCAACCGTGCTTGGACCGCGCTTTATAACATTGCAAAGTATATTGGTAAGCGAAAATATTAA
- the ndk gene encoding nucleoside-diphosphate kinase has translation MERTFLMVKPDGVQRGVIGDIVARFERKGFQLVGAKLMQVSRELAEQHYAEHKERPFFGELVEFITSGPVFAMVWEGENVIATARQMMGKTNPQEALPGTIRGDFGLTVGKNIIHGSDSKESAAREIQLFFKEEELVSYSKLMNEWVY, from the coding sequence ATGGAAAGAACATTTCTAATGGTCAAACCAGATGGGGTACAACGCGGTGTTATCGGTGACATCGTTGCTCGTTTTGAGCGCAAAGGTTTTCAGCTTGTTGGTGCAAAGTTGATGCAAGTATCGCGTGAACTTGCTGAACAACATTATGCGGAGCATAAAGAGCGTCCGTTTTTCGGTGAGCTCGTTGAATTTATTACGTCCGGTCCAGTATTTGCGATGGTATGGGAAGGCGAAAATGTTATCGCAACAGCTCGTCAAATGATGGGGAAAACGAACCCGCAAGAAGCGTTGCCAGGCACAATTCGCGGTGATTTCGGCTTAACAGTCGGAAAAAATATTATTCACGGCTCTGACTCGAAAGAGAGCGCGGCGCGCGAAATTCAACTATTTTTCAAAGAGGAAGAACTCGTTTCCTACAGCAAGCTAATGAACGAGTGGGTATATTAA
- a CDS encoding CheR family methyltransferase: MSDYQQFIANVKRKTGIDLALYKEAQMKRRLTSLYEKKGFKNFDEFFRAMNHDQALYHEFLDRMTINVSEFFRNAKRWEVLEKKIIPKLLEKNKRLKVWSAACSTGEEPYTLAIILSKFMPLSQVSVLATDIDDNAMARAKLGIYMERSLQEVPEDVKKKFFVKEGSHYKIIDDIKRTVTFKKHNLLSDPFDTNFDLIVCRNVLIYFTEEAKHELYLKFNRALRSGGIFFVGSTEQIFNPTVYGFEVEDTFFYRKM; this comes from the coding sequence ATGAGTGATTATCAACAATTTATTGCAAACGTGAAACGAAAGACAGGCATCGATTTAGCGCTATACAAAGAAGCGCAAATGAAACGGCGATTAACTTCTCTCTATGAAAAGAAAGGATTTAAAAATTTTGATGAATTTTTTCGGGCGATGAATCATGACCAAGCGTTGTATCATGAGTTTTTAGACCGCATGACGATTAACGTATCTGAATTTTTCCGCAATGCAAAACGATGGGAAGTGTTGGAGAAAAAAATTATTCCGAAACTTCTTGAAAAAAACAAACGGTTAAAAGTATGGAGCGCTGCTTGCTCAACTGGAGAAGAACCGTATACATTGGCCATCATTTTATCTAAGTTTATGCCATTATCGCAAGTATCTGTATTAGCTACTGACATTGATGATAACGCTATGGCTCGTGCGAAGCTTGGTATTTATATGGAGCGTTCCCTTCAAGAAGTGCCAGAGGACGTGAAGAAAAAATTTTTTGTCAAAGAAGGATCCCACTATAAAATTATCGATGACATTAAACGAACAGTAACGTTTAAAAAACATAATTTGCTTTCCGATCCATTCGATACGAATTTTGACTTAATCGTTTGCCGAAACGTACTTATTTACTTTACGGAAGAAGCAAAACATGAATTGTACTTAAAGTTTAATCGCGCTCTTCGCTCTGGGGGAATTTTTTTCGTCGGTAGCACGGAACAAATTTTTAATCCAACGGTATACGGTTTTGAAGTAGAAGATACGTTTTTTTATCGAAAAATGTAG
- the aroC gene encoding chorismate synthase: protein MRYLTAGESHGPQLTTIIEGVPAGLTLLAEHINEDLARRQKGYGRGRRMQIEKDEVKILSGVRHGKTLGSPITLVVENRDWKHWTNIMGIEPPADDTEEVKRKVTRPRPGHADLNGAIKYGHRDMRNVLERSSARETTVRVAAGAVAKRILAELGIRIASHVVEIGGVKAEHTAYTSLEELQQVTEQSPVRCFDAEAEKKMMAAIDEAKEKGDSIGGIVEVIVEGVPVGVGSYVHYDRKLDAKIAAAIVSINAFKGVEFGIGFEAARRFGSEVHDEIIWSEETGYTRKTNRLGGFEGGMTTGMPIVVRGVMKPIPTLYKPLMSVDIETKEPFAASIERSDSCAVPAASVVAEAVVAWEIANAIVEQFGQDRIDLIIENVEAMRRYAKEF, encoded by the coding sequence TTGCGGTACTTAACAGCTGGTGAATCACATGGTCCACAATTAACAACCATTATTGAAGGCGTCCCTGCAGGATTGACGCTTTTAGCGGAGCATATTAACGAAGATTTGGCGCGCCGACAAAAAGGATATGGTCGCGGGCGACGCATGCAAATTGAAAAAGACGAAGTAAAAATTTTAAGCGGTGTCCGTCATGGAAAAACGCTCGGTTCTCCGATTACACTCGTTGTTGAAAATCGCGATTGGAAACATTGGACGAACATTATGGGTATCGAACCGCCTGCTGATGATACAGAAGAAGTGAAACGAAAAGTAACACGTCCGCGTCCGGGACATGCGGACTTAAATGGAGCAATAAAGTATGGTCATCGTGATATGCGCAATGTGTTAGAGCGCTCTTCTGCACGTGAGACAACGGTGCGGGTGGCAGCAGGAGCGGTAGCGAAGCGCATTTTAGCAGAATTAGGTATTCGTATCGCCAGTCATGTCGTTGAAATTGGTGGGGTAAAGGCGGAACATACCGCATATACATCGCTTGAGGAATTACAACAAGTGACAGAACAATCTCCTGTTCGCTGTTTTGATGCAGAAGCGGAAAAAAAGATGATGGCGGCCATTGATGAAGCGAAAGAAAAAGGCGATTCGATTGGTGGAATTGTCGAAGTCATTGTTGAAGGTGTTCCAGTTGGTGTCGGGAGCTATGTGCATTATGATCGGAAGCTAGATGCAAAAATTGCTGCGGCGATCGTGAGCATTAACGCATTTAAAGGCGTTGAGTTCGGTATCGGATTTGAAGCGGCACGTCGCTTTGGAAGCGAAGTGCACGACGAAATTATATGGAGCGAAGAAACGGGATATACGCGCAAAACGAACCGACTTGGCGGATTTGAAGGCGGGATGACGACGGGTATGCCGATCGTTGTACGCGGAGTGATGAAGCCGATTCCAACGTTATATAAGCCGCTTATGAGTGTCGATATAGAAACAAAAGAACCGTTTGCGGCAAGCATCGAACGCTCTGATAGTTGCGCAGTTCCAGCAGCAAGCGTCGTGGCCGAAGCCGTTGTAGCATGGGAAATTGCGAATGCTATTGTCGAACAATTTGGACAAGATCGCATCGATTTGATCATCGAAAATGTCGAAGCGATGCGCCGGTACGCAAAGGAGTTTTAA
- the aroB gene encoding 3-dehydroquinate synthase — MMKRIHIATPSKRYEVVIGNELLPMLDRMIDRVCPNVTAVLIITDETVASLYLADVQHVLRQTYDRVYTHIIPSGEEAKSFEQFYACHTAALTNHLDRHSLIVALGGGVVGDLAGFVAATYMRGIRFIQVPTTLLAHDSAVGGKTAINHPLGKNMIGAFYQPELVFYDISLLHTLPEREMRSGFAEIMKHSLIYDRAFFGWLQANVQQLDDLRGDRLQYAIQRGIEIKAAIVAKDEKEQGVRAYLNFGHTLGHALESELGYGVMTHGDAVALGMLFAIFVSERFYNQPLFYSSFRTLFHRYGFPTSLPSHVSPERLLDKMKKDKKAKDQTVRMVLMKEIGTVCVEQISDEQLLRWLYAFAEEGRGKCDSSDSRGNDGK; from the coding sequence ATGATGAAACGCATTCACATCGCTACGCCGTCGAAACGATATGAAGTCGTTATTGGAAATGAACTATTACCTATGCTTGATCGCATGATTGACCGCGTCTGTCCAAATGTGACAGCAGTACTCATTATTACAGATGAAACGGTTGCTTCGCTTTATTTAGCTGATGTGCAGCATGTTCTTCGTCAAACATATGACCGTGTATACACGCATATTATTCCGAGTGGAGAAGAAGCGAAGTCATTTGAACAATTTTATGCATGCCATACGGCAGCGTTAACAAATCATCTCGATCGTCATTCGTTAATTGTTGCGCTCGGGGGAGGGGTCGTCGGAGATTTAGCCGGTTTTGTTGCAGCGACATATATGCGCGGCATTCGTTTCATTCAAGTACCGACAACGCTACTTGCGCACGATAGTGCTGTTGGAGGAAAAACGGCTATCAATCATCCGCTTGGAAAAAATATGATCGGAGCTTTTTACCAGCCTGAACTCGTTTTTTACGATATTTCCTTACTTCATACGCTTCCTGAACGAGAAATGAGGTCAGGTTTCGCAGAAATTATGAAACACTCCTTAATTTATGATCGCGCTTTTTTCGGCTGGTTACAAGCGAACGTGCAACAGCTAGATGATTTACGTGGCGATCGTTTGCAATATGCGATTCAAAGAGGGATTGAAATTAAAGCAGCTATTGTCGCCAAAGATGAAAAAGAGCAAGGGGTTCGCGCTTATTTAAACTTTGGTCATACGCTCGGTCATGCTTTAGAAAGTGAACTCGGCTATGGGGTAATGACGCATGGAGATGCGGTTGCCCTCGGCATGTTATTTGCTATTTTTGTGAGCGAGCGTTTTTACAATCAACCGCTTTTTTATTCGTCATTTCGGACGTTATTCCATCGTTACGGTTTTCCGACATCCCTTCCGTCACACGTATCGCCTGAACGTTTGCTCGACAAAATGAAAAAAGATAAAAAAGCGAAAGATCAAACGGTGCGTATGGTGCTAATGAAAGAGATCGGAACCGTATGTGTTGAACAAATAAGCGATGAACAACTATTGCGATGGTTATACGCGTTTGCCGAAGAAGGGAGAGGAAAGTGTGATTCGAGCGATTCGCGGGGCAACGACGGTAAATGA
- the aroH gene encoding chorismate mutase — protein sequence MIRAIRGATTVNDNDEREIIDETKRLLTEMIRQNDVHAEDVVSILISMTDDLNATFPAKALRHFDGWTYVPVMCMREINVPHALPKCIRVMMTVHTKRSQQDIHHIYLRDAVQLRPDLQLTKKSDI from the coding sequence GTGATTCGAGCGATTCGCGGGGCAACGACGGTAAATGATAACGATGAACGAGAAATTATAGACGAGACGAAGCGATTGCTGACAGAAATGATTCGTCAAAACGATGTACATGCAGAAGATGTTGTATCCATTCTTATTTCGATGACAGATGATTTAAACGCCACGTTTCCAGCTAAGGCATTGCGTCATTTCGATGGTTGGACGTATGTTCCTGTTATGTGTATGCGAGAAATTAACGTTCCTCATGCATTGCCGAAATGTATTCGCGTCATGATGACTGTACATACGAAGCGCTCACAGCAAGATATTCACCACATATATTTACGTGATGCCGTCCAGCTTCGGCCAGATCTACAGTTGACAAAAAAGTCAGACATATAA
- the trpE gene encoding anthranilate synthase component I, with amino-acid sequence MDIATFLQTASQFRTIPIVRRFFADTLQPIQLLMALRDEAAFLLESKDDMSPWSRYSFIGIRPFVSIESDDGKQFFVKEHQQVLACTATIQEAFAMMQHHLNVQLLSLDVPFRGGAVGYISYDFISSIEKVPYHAYNDLQMKMVHFVVCESLFAFDHVKKELLLIHYVRLTEMDDEAKQAEKYEAACRKIDELARKIVHGYDEQAHMMVDPNIPVSFERVYSNMDKQMFYKAVQNIQTYIASGDIFQAVLSQRFAIETPIDGIELYRLLRLLNPSPYLFYLKLSEELIVGSSPEKLIQVRNRELEIDPIAGTRRRGKNEHEDAALMNELLHDPKERAEHYMLVDLARNDIGRVAKYGTVRTPQLMQIGKFSHVMHLISKVTGTLRDDVHPLDALLAAFPAGTVSGAPKIRAMQIIQELEPTARNVYAGTIAYIGFDGNIDSCIAIRTAVLKNKVAYVQAGAGVVADSSPALEWKETRNKASALIHAIQLAERVFKGGEQHV; translated from the coding sequence ATGGATATAGCTACATTTTTACAAACAGCTTCCCAGTTTCGAACGATTCCGATTGTACGCCGTTTTTTTGCAGATACGCTTCAACCGATTCAACTATTGATGGCGTTACGTGATGAGGCAGCGTTTTTGCTTGAAAGCAAAGACGATATGTCCCCTTGGTCGCGCTATTCATTCATCGGCATTCGCCCGTTTGTATCGATTGAAAGCGATGACGGCAAACAATTTTTTGTGAAAGAACATCAACAAGTGCTCGCGTGTACAGCAACAATACAAGAAGCATTTGCAATGATGCAACATCATTTAAACGTTCAACTGTTATCATTAGACGTCCCATTTCGTGGAGGAGCTGTCGGTTATATTAGCTACGATTTTATTTCTTCCATTGAGAAAGTCCCATATCATGCGTATAACGATTTGCAAATGAAAATGGTCCATTTTGTCGTTTGTGAATCACTTTTCGCCTTCGATCATGTAAAAAAAGAGCTATTACTCATTCATTACGTTCGTTTAACAGAAATGGATGATGAAGCAAAACAAGCCGAAAAATACGAGGCTGCTTGTCGAAAAATAGATGAGTTGGCACGCAAAATCGTTCACGGTTATGATGAGCAAGCGCACATGATGGTTGATCCGAATATACCGGTTTCGTTTGAGCGTGTGTATTCAAATATGGACAAACAAATGTTTTATAAAGCGGTTCAAAACATTCAAACGTACATTGCAAGTGGAGACATTTTTCAAGCCGTTTTGTCGCAACGATTTGCGATCGAAACGCCCATTGATGGAATCGAGCTATATCGCTTGTTGCGTCTATTAAATCCATCGCCATATTTATTTTATTTAAAACTTAGTGAAGAACTTATTGTTGGCAGTTCCCCAGAAAAACTGATCCAAGTACGAAACAGAGAGCTTGAAATTGATCCAATTGCAGGGACGCGGCGTCGCGGTAAAAATGAGCACGAAGATGCGGCGCTTATGAACGAGTTACTTCATGACCCAAAAGAGCGAGCGGAACATTACATGCTTGTCGACTTAGCTCGCAACGACATCGGTCGCGTTGCCAAATATGGAACGGTGCGCACCCCACAATTGATGCAAATCGGGAAGTTTTCGCACGTTATGCATTTAATTTCAAAAGTAACGGGAACGCTTCGCGATGACGTTCACCCGCTTGACGCGCTCCTTGCGGCTTTTCCTGCCGGGACGGTGAGCGGAGCACCAAAAATTCGGGCGATGCAAATTATTCAAGAGTTAGAGCCGACCGCCCGCAACGTATATGCGGGAACGATTGCATATATCGGCTTCGATGGCAACATTGATTCGTGCATAGCAATTCGCACAGCAGTATTAAAAAATAAAGTGGCATATGTGCAGGCTGGTGCTGGAGTTGTTGCCGATTCATCGCCTGCACTGGAGTGGAAAGAAACGAGAAATAAGGCGAGCGCCTTAATTCATGCCATTCAGCTTGCAGAACGCGTATTTAAAGGAGGGGAACAACATGTTTGA
- the trpD gene encoding anthranilate phosphoribosyltransferase, whose amino-acid sequence MFERFLHKCAAQQTLTEQEAYEAMHAMMSGEVDEKQVAAFLVLLRFRGETVDELVGFIRAMRERMRTVSFDEPVIDTCGTGGDGKGTFNISTAVALLVASLDIPVAKHGNRAVSSTSGSANVIEHFLIPMPKTEEEAKQALRTHRLVFLFAPFYHEAMKHVAPVRQSLKMRTVFNLLGPLVNPALPKRQIIGVPNEKDARNMAEALQQIGTEHTVFVTSSDGLDECSIAAETQLIELKDGHMTQHIITPEDVGLPRGCLSDICVRSVSESANLIERVFAQRANESATNIVLLNAGVALYVAGAATDIIDGVNMAKQAIETGRAYAYLQRLRGVMYA is encoded by the coding sequence ATGTTTGAACGATTTTTGCATAAATGTGCCGCCCAACAAACGTTAACGGAACAAGAAGCGTATGAGGCGATGCATGCGATGATGAGCGGGGAAGTGGACGAAAAACAAGTAGCTGCTTTTTTAGTTTTGTTGCGTTTTCGCGGTGAAACGGTCGATGAGCTTGTTGGTTTTATTCGGGCGATGCGTGAACGAATGCGAACGGTTTCGTTCGACGAACCGGTCATTGATACGTGTGGAACAGGTGGAGACGGAAAAGGGACGTTCAATATTTCGACAGCGGTGGCCTTGCTTGTCGCATCGCTCGATATCCCTGTTGCGAAGCATGGCAATCGTGCCGTCTCATCGACAAGCGGAAGTGCCAATGTGATCGAGCATTTCCTTATTCCGATGCCAAAGACAGAAGAAGAAGCAAAGCAAGCATTGCGTACACATCGGCTCGTTTTTTTATTCGCTCCCTTTTATCACGAGGCGATGAAACATGTTGCACCTGTTCGCCAAAGCTTAAAAATGCGCACAGTATTTAATTTGCTCGGTCCGCTTGTCAACCCAGCTCTCCCAAAAAGGCAAATTATTGGCGTACCTAATGAAAAAGATGCACGAAACATGGCGGAAGCACTACAACAAATCGGAACAGAACATACGGTGTTTGTCACAAGCAGTGATGGGTTAGATGAATGTAGCATCGCCGCAGAAACGCAATTGATTGAACTAAAAGACGGTCATATGACTCAACACATCATCACACCAGAAGACGTAGGATTACCGCGCGGCTGTTTATCTGACATATGCGTTCGTAGCGTGAGCGAGAGCGCCAACCTTATTGAACGTGTATTTGCTCAACGTGCAAATGAAAGTGCGACAAATATCGTTTTACTAAATGCCGGCGTTGCTTTATACGTTGCTGGTGCGGCAACCGATATAATCGATGGAGTAAATATGGCGAAACAGGCGATTGAAACAGGGCGTGCATATGCGTATTTGCAACGATTGCGAGGTGTGATGTATGCTTGA
- the trpC gene encoding indole-3-glycerol phosphate synthase TrpC → MLEAILQTKREEVASLQLPEMYEQLPRRSFYDALAKPHRVLGLIAEVKKASPSKGIIRQHVNVVDIARSYEQAGADAVSVLTDERYFAGHRSYVTQVKRHVQIPILRKDFIIDRKQLIESVRIGADAILLIGEALDPSFLHELYEEAHEMGLQCLVEVHAPKTVEAILKRFTPKVIGINNRDLTTFHTSLHVTKQIVPLLPNCIIVSESGIHTYDDVQTVRQAGAHAMLVGEALMRKRDVGVAVYELFGERYV, encoded by the coding sequence ATGCTTGAGGCAATTTTGCAAACAAAGAGAGAAGAAGTGGCATCGTTACAATTGCCTGAAATGTACGAACAACTTCCACGCCGTTCGTTTTACGATGCTTTAGCAAAACCGCATCGTGTTTTAGGACTGATTGCAGAGGTGAAAAAAGCATCACCATCGAAAGGAATCATTCGACAACATGTGAATGTTGTTGATATTGCCCGCTCATACGAACAGGCAGGTGCGGATGCCGTATCTGTTTTAACAGATGAACGATATTTCGCTGGCCATCGTTCGTATGTGACGCAAGTGAAACGACACGTGCAAATCCCAATTTTACGTAAAGACTTTATTATTGATCGCAAACAACTTATCGAAAGTGTGCGTATTGGGGCAGATGCGATTTTACTCATTGGTGAAGCGCTTGATCCGAGTTTTTTGCATGAACTATATGAAGAAGCGCACGAAATGGGATTGCAATGTTTAGTAGAAGTGCACGCTCCAAAAACAGTTGAAGCGATTTTAAAACGTTTCACACCGAAAGTGATTGGTATTAACAATCGTGATTTAACGACGTTTCACACATCGCTTCATGTCACAAAACAAATTGTTCCGCTTTTGCCGAATTGCATCATTGTTAGCGAAAGTGGCATTCACACATATGATGACGTACAAACTGTTCGCCAAGCAGGTGCTCACGCGATGCTCGTCGGTGAAGCGCTTATGCGCAAACGAGATGTTGGTGTGGCCGTTTATGAATTATTTGGGGAGCGGTATGTATGA